The following are from one region of the Treponema denticola genome:
- a CDS encoding HAD family hydrolase has product MQVKRILCGRPSGALGGKMLFVFDLDGTLLNSKKEISESNKNAVQKLYLAGHKIVIATARPPRSIDSKIKKLGVPTDNIYYNGALVRCFDGITFSHFIEKDVFKEVFYYIKENDKSAVVSIEDNDTWFSSSDFDFKDFYSVKDGPEIITEAKLLQKNPNKILINSYSDLNYLNEKFNNICNVIETDSRTLIQIMDKNASKEKSIDEISKKYKISSNDIYCFGDDYNDIEMFKFCKNNVAMGNAISELKIIAKFVTDTNDNDGVAKFLVEKGIIT; this is encoded by the coding sequence ATGCAGGTTAAGCGAATATTATGTGGACGCCCCTCAGGGGCGCTTGGAGGAAAAATGTTATTTGTATTTGATTTAGATGGAACTTTATTAAATTCTAAAAAGGAAATATCTGAATCTAATAAAAATGCTGTTCAAAAGCTATATTTAGCCGGTCATAAAATTGTAATAGCAACGGCTCGCCCTCCTAGAAGCATAGATTCTAAGATTAAAAAACTTGGAGTTCCAACTGATAATATTTATTATAATGGTGCTCTTGTTCGCTGTTTTGATGGTATAACTTTTTCTCATTTTATAGAAAAAGATGTCTTTAAGGAAGTATTTTATTATATAAAAGAAAATGATAAATCTGCCGTGGTTTCTATCGAAGATAATGATACATGGTTTTCATCTTCCGATTTTGATTTTAAGGATTTTTATTCTGTAAAGGATGGTCCTGAAATTATTACTGAGGCTAAGTTACTTCAAAAAAATCCGAATAAGATATTGATAAATTCTTATTCAGATTTAAATTATTTAAATGAAAAGTTTAATAACATTTGTAATGTAATAGAAACGGATTCAAGGACATTAATTCAAATAATGGATAAGAATGCATCAAAAGAGAAATCAATTGATGAAATTTCTAAAAAATATAAAATTAGTTCTAATGATATATATTGTTTTGGTGATGATTACAATGATATTGAAATGTTCAAATTTTGTAAAAATAATGTGGCAATGGGAAATGCAATTAGTGAATTGAAAATAATTGCAAAATTTGTGACTGATACAAATGATAACGATGGCGTTGCTAAATTTCTTGTTGAAAAAGGAATTATCACCTAA
- a CDS encoding transglycosylase domain-containing protein, whose translation MDSKICYNYVCSRLYFGNGKYGLIDAAKFYYNKEYSELSEKEFISLCLLLINPVIYDFTNEERKQYS comes from the coding sequence ATTGATAGTAAAATTTGCTATAATTATGTCTGTTCAAGACTTTACTTTGGAAATGGAAAATATGGTCTTATTGATGCTGCAAAATTTTATTATAATAAGGAATATAGTGAATTATCAGAAAAAGAATTTATTAGTTTATGCTTATTATTAATAAATCCTGTTATATATGATTTTACTAATGAAGAAAGAAAACAATATTCATAA
- a CDS encoding helix-turn-helix domain-containing protein — protein MEESTFDKYIKNDIKQKKKFDKEYNNFLLSEFILEKMEEENISVRELARKAEVSPTIIQKLRNNKTADKINYQTFLSVVNSLGYRVNIERI, from the coding sequence ATGGAAGAGTCGACCTTTGATAAGTACATAAAAAATGATATAAAACAAAAAAAGAAGTTTGATAAAGAATATAATAACTTTCTACTATCGGAATTTATACTTGAAAAAATGGAAGAGGAAAATATATCTGTTAGAGAACTTGCGAGGAAAGCTGAAGTATCACCGACAATCATTCAAAAATTACGAAATAATAAAACAGCAGATAAAATAAATTATCAGACTTTTTTATCTGTTGTAAATTCTCTTGGCTACAGGGTAAACATAGAAAGAATTTAA
- a CDS encoding type II toxin-antitoxin system RelE/ParE family toxin produces MVQYNMDKENCLIYEGVFFRIEWFYDKAGYSQAFEYFRKASPSQKRKFLMLVKKIGDFGKIFDKTKFRYEGDEIYAFKPQPDRYLCFFKKGKKIIVTNGFCKRTNKLPLAEKTIALENKKIYEHLYEE; encoded by the coding sequence ATGGTACAATATAATATGGATAAAGAGAATTGCTTGATATATGAAGGTGTCTTTTTTAGAATTGAATGGTTTTATGATAAAGCAGGATATAGTCAAGCATTTGAATACTTTAGAAAAGCATCACCTTCTCAAAAACGAAAATTTCTTATGTTGGTAAAGAAAATAGGTGATTTCGGTAAAATATTTGATAAAACAAAATTCAGATATGAAGGAGATGAAATTTATGCATTTAAACCTCAGCCTGATAGATATTTATGTTTTTTTAAGAAAGGAAAGAAAATAATTGTAACAAATGGATTTTGTAAAAGAACGAATAAACTGCCGTTGGCAGAAAAGACAATCGCTTTAGAAAATAAAAAAATATATGAACATTTATATGAGGAGTGA
- a CDS encoding SIMPL domain-containing protein — MQVTGLGTKDFESDLIVWSGSFSQTDIDLKNAYERLQLDQNKIIDFLKKRNVSTNEYLFSAVVIDKEYETIYDMDKNQKRLFKGYRLMQDIKIESNEVEKIETISREITELINMGVEFYSSKPQYYYTKLTELKKELIEYATENAKTRAETIASKSGFKLGRLKNANMCVFQIIARNSNEDYSWEGTFNTTSKQKTATITMKLQFGIQ; from the coding sequence ATCCAAGTAACAGGTTTGGGAACAAAAGATTTTGAATCTGATTTGATTGTATGGTCTGGTTCATTTTCACAGACTGATATTGATTTAAAAAATGCGTATGAGCGATTGCAGCTTGATCAAAATAAAATAATAGACTTTCTAAAAAAGCGAAATGTGTCAACAAATGAATATTTATTTTCAGCAGTAGTAATTGATAAGGAATATGAAACAATATATGACATGGATAAAAACCAAAAACGTCTTTTTAAGGGATATCGCTTAATGCAAGATATAAAGATTGAATCAAACGAAGTAGAGAAAATAGAAACTATTTCACGAGAAATTACAGAGTTAATCAATATGGGGGTTGAATTCTATTCATCTAAACCACAATATTATTATACGAAACTGACTGAATTGAAAAAAGAATTAATTGAATATGCAACTGAAAATGCAAAAACTAGAGCAGAAACAATAGCGAGTAAATCAGGATTTAAACTAGGACGATTGAAGAATGCAAATATGTGTGTATTTCAAATAATAGCTAGAAATTCAAATGAAGATTATTCTTGGGAGGGAACTTTTAATACTACATCAAAACAAAAGACCGCAACAATAACAATGAAATTACAATTTGGAATACAATAG